The following DNA comes from Planifilum fimeticola.
AAGGGCTCCTTTGTGGCGGGGCACAACCGGTCCTTTCTCCGGGAGAAGCGGCTGAAGTGGATCGAAGAGCGATTGACCGAGATTGTGTCGGAAAGCAAAGCGCTGGATATCTCCCTAGAGGAGCTGAAGGAGATGCTGACCCTCTTGTACGAGGAGCGATGATCGGATAAGGAGGAGAGATCATGGAAGAGGTCGCCGTATTGGACCAGGTGAGCAAAGCTTTTCCGGGCTTTCGGCTCGGTCCCTTGTCGTTCACCCTCCAAAAGGGATATATTCACGGCTTTATCGGAGCGAACGGGGCGGGGAAAACGACGACGATCAAACTGATGATGAACCTGATCCGCCCGGATGCCGGCCAAATCAGACTGTTCGGCCTCGATCACCGGGCGCACGAGAAGGAGATCAAGGAGCGCATCGGCTTTGTTTACGCGGACGATCACTTTTACGATGAACTGACCGTCGATCAGATCAAGCGGATCACCGCCTCCCTGTATCGGTGGTGGGATGAGGAGGCGTTTCAGGGGTACCTGAAGCGGTTTTCCCTTCCTCCCCACAAAAAGATCAAGCATCTGTCCAGGGGAATGAAGATGAAATTGTCCATCGCCCTGGCCCTTTCCCATCACGCGGAACTGATCATCATGGATGAGCCGACATCCGGCCTCGACCCGGTGGTTCGCCATGAAATCCTGGAGCTGATGGCGGAACTGATTCAGGACGGGGAGAAAACGATCTTTTTCTCCACCCACATCACGTCGGATTTGGAGAGCATTGCCGATTACATCACCTTCATCCACGACGGCCGCCTGCGCTTCAGCCTGACCAAGGAGGAAATACCGGATCGCTACCAGGTGGTCAAGGGAGGGACGGAGCTTTTGGATGTGGATAAGCGGAAGCTGTTTC
Coding sequences within:
- a CDS encoding ABC transporter ATP-binding protein, translated to MEEVAVLDQVSKAFPGFRLGPLSFTLQKGYIHGFIGANGAGKTTTIKLMMNLIRPDAGQIRLFGLDHRAHEKEIKERIGFVYADDHFYDELTVDQIKRITASLYRWWDEEAFQGYLKRFSLPPHKKIKHLSRGMKMKLSIALALSHHAELIIMDEPTSGLDPVVRHEILELMAELIQDGEKTIFFSTHITSDLESIADYITFIHDGRLRFSLTKEEIPDRYQVVKGGTELLDVDKRKLFLGLRETPYGFEGLTDDPKGARAAFRDKALYEAPSLEEIMVYTIKGDARNARGDVR